CCAGCTCCGCCACCTGGGCCTCCAGACGGGCGAGTTTCTCGCGGGTGCGCCCGAGCACGGCCGTCTGGACGTCGAACTCTTCCCGGTTCACCAGGTCCAGGCGGGACAACCCGGCCTCCAGGGAGCCGCGCAGATTCCGCCCCAGGTCCTCCTGCAGGGTCTTGAGCCCGTCGGGCAGGGCGCCGGCCAGGCGCTGGGCGAAGTCGTCGAGTTGCTTCGGATCGAACATGACGGGGATACCTCGGGGTGTGGAGCCCGGCGCGACTCGTGTCCGCGGGGACTGGGGGTGTGGAGACCATTATAGGGAGTCCTGCCGAAACCGTCTGTCGCCAAAAACTGCACCAATGTAGGGCGGCCCCGGGTCCGCGGGGCAGGCAAAGCGACCGTACTTGGTGCGGTCACCTGTTGGGATTTCGTCACAGGCCGCCCGTTGCCGTTGTGATTTGGGCACAGACGCTTCTGGCACGTAACCTGCATTAACACTGCGTAACTTGACCAGCCTGACTCGCTGCGCCCGCGTCGGCACCGCCTGATCGCCATCCCCAGGCCGCGTGGTCTCGCGAGATTCGGCTCCCGCTCCCAACCCTAGTCCGACCCCATGAGGCACGAATAGATGAACGCACCCCGAGTCCGCACGGCCTGTGCCGTTGCCGCACTGCTCAGCGCCGGGCACGGCATCACGCAGCAGGCCCTGGCCGCGGACGAATCTCCCCATTCCCTGAAGGCCAACGTCGCGCTTACCAGCAACTATATGTTTCGCGGCATCAGTCAGACCAACAACGGCCCGGCGGTCCAGGGCGGCTTCGACTACACCTATGTCCCGTGGAGCCTGTACCTGGGCGCCTGGGGCTCGAATGTGGACAGTTCGTCCGGCAGCGGCTACTACTATCTCGACCAAGGCAATCAGCAGGTCATCGTCGGACCGGATACCGCGGATGCACTGTATCAGTCGTTGAAGGCCCCGGGCTACGATGGGGCCAGCATGGAACTGGACCTGAAGGCCGGCTGGGCACCGACCTTCGGCAAGCTCAGCGTCGACCTCGGTTACCTGCGCTACCAGTATCCGATGACGAAGACCGACGCCAACAATACCAATGAATACCACCTGGGCCTCGGCTATGACGTCATGGGCTACTTCACGCCCAAGTTCACGGCCAACTACAGCGAAGATTTCTATGGTCTCGGGGGCGCCTGGTACTACGACCTCCAGGTCGCCGTCCCCCTGCCTTATGCCTTCAGCCTCACCGCGCACTACGGCTGGACGCGCTACAACCATAGCGTAAACAATGGCGGCGGCTACAGCTACGACGACTACAGCGTGAGCCTCTCGCGCGAGGTCTACAGCGGCGTTGTGCTTGCCCTCGCCTGGGTCGACCGCACCGACACCGACCTGTGCGCGGCGCCCTTCCAGTGCGGCAGTACCGGGGTCTTCACGCTCTCCAAGTCCTTCTGAGGGCCTGTCTACAATCATCGGAGCATCGCGTCATGAAACTGATTTCCGCCATCATCAAGCCCTTTAAACTCGACGACGTGCGGGAGGCCTTGGGCGACATCGGCGTCTCCGGCATCACCGTCACCGAGGTCAAGGGCTTCGGCCGCCAGAAGGGCCACACCGAGCTCTATCGCGGGGCCGAATACGTGGTCGATTTCCTGCCCAAGATCAAGCTGGAGATCGCGGTCG
The DNA window shown above is from Candidatus Thiodictyon syntrophicum and carries:
- a CDS encoding P-II family nitrogen regulator — its product is MKLISAIIKPFKLDDVREALGDIGVSGITVTEVKGFGRQKGHTELYRGAEYVVDFLPKIKLEIAVDDQLVDKVIEAITNAARTGKIGDGKIFVFNLEQVVRIRTGETGSEAL
- a CDS encoding TorF family putative porin → MNAPRVRTACAVAALLSAGHGITQQALAADESPHSLKANVALTSNYMFRGISQTNNGPAVQGGFDYTYVPWSLYLGAWGSNVDSSSGSGYYYLDQGNQQVIVGPDTADALYQSLKAPGYDGASMELDLKAGWAPTFGKLSVDLGYLRYQYPMTKTDANNTNEYHLGLGYDVMGYFTPKFTANYSEDFYGLGGAWYYDLQVAVPLPYAFSLTAHYGWTRYNHSVNNGGGYSYDDYSVSLSREVYSGVVLALAWVDRTDTDLCAAPFQCGSTGVFTLSKSF
- the ubiK gene encoding ubiquinone biosynthesis accessory factor UbiK yields the protein MFDPKQLDDFAQRLAGALPDGLKTLQEDLGRNLRGSLEAGLSRLDLVNREEFDVQTAVLGRTREKLARLEAQVAELERVLALAGTRAD